The Nitrospirota bacterium nucleotide sequence ATTTCACTTTCGCCCTCCATGACCGTCGTGTCGTCACTGTAGGAGATGGTCTTCTCTTTGTCTGCCATTTTCAGAGTCATGGTGCTGTTTGACTCGTCTATCGCCGTGATCTCGCCTGTTATCTGTTCCGCCACGGCGAGGGCCACGCCAGCGACAGAAAAAACAAGGACTGTAGCAACGAGTATTGCAACGGCTTTCTTCATGGCTAACTCCTCCTCTTATTACGCGGACCGGAGAGGTCCGTGA carries:
- a CDS encoding DUF5666 domain-containing protein — translated: MKKAVAILVATVLVFSVAGVALAVAEQITGEITAIDESNSTMTLKMADKEKTISYSDDTTVMEGESEMSLSDLRVGDKVTVTCSEKDGERMAEKIMIEKGAE